In Zygosaccharomyces rouxii strain CBS732 chromosome F complete sequence, a single window of DNA contains:
- the GPN2 gene encoding GTPase GPN2 (highly similar to uniprot|Q08726 Saccharomyces cerevisiae YOR262W Protein required for cell viability), translating into MSFAQIVIGPPGSGKSTYCHGCSQFFNAIGRHVAVVNMDPANDLLPYPCAVDIRDFVTLEEIMQDQQLGPNGGLMYAVESLDQSVDLFILQIKALVKDERAYVVFDCPGQVELFTHHSSLFKIFKRLEKELDMRFCVVNLIDSIYITSPSQYISVLLLALRSMLMLDLPQINVFSKIDLLKNYGELPFRLDYYTEVQELEYLEPYIEKERSHMRISRFRKLTESISEIVSDFNLVSFEVLCVEDKDSMIHLQSVIDKANGYIFGSSEIGGDTVWAEATRQGATISNIDAQERWIDNKEHYDKLEQEKKRKILEERNDQEKTFDVDDEWERSLKDWEEKQGMDYVR; encoded by the coding sequence ATGTCATTCGCACAGATAGTTATTGGTCCCCCCGGTTCTGGTAAGTCAACATACTGCCATGGTTGCtcacaatttttcaatgcaatTGGTAGACATGTAGCTGTTGTTAATATGGATCCTGCGAACGATCTCCTGCCATACCCCTGTGCTGTCGATATCAGAGACTTTGTTACTCTGGAGGAAATCATGCAGGATCAACAGTTAGGACCTAATGGTGGCCTTATGTATGCCGTGGAGTCCCTTGACCAGTCTGTGGATCTATTCATACTTCAAATCAAAGCTTTGgtcaaagatgaaagagCATATGTGGTCTTCGATTGTCCTGGACAAGTGGAACTTTTCACACACCATTCTTCCCTCTTTaagattttcaaaaggctcgagaaagaattagatATGAGATTTTGTGTTGTTAATTTGATTGATAGCATCTACATCACGTCACCATCTCAATATATCTCAGTGCTATTGTTGGCGCTGAGATCGATGCTAATGCTTGATCTACCACAGATTAATGTTTTTTCCAAGATCGATTTGCTTAAAAACTATGGGGAATTACCATTCCGTTTAGATTACTACACAGAAGtgcaagaattggaatatttggaaccttacattgaaaaggaaagatCACACATGCGTATTAGCAGATTTAGAAAACTTACCGAGTCTATTAGTGAAATTGTAtctgatttcaatttggtatCATTTGAAGTTCTATGTGTGGAGGACAAAGATTCTATGATTCACTTACAAAGCGTTATAGACAAGGCAAATGGTTACATCTTTGGTAGTTCAGAAATTGGGGGTGATACCGTTTGGGCTGAGGCTACGAGACAAGGTGCAACCATCTCAAATATCGATGCCCAAGAACGTTGGATTGATAATAAGGAGCATTACGATAAATTGGAACAGGAGAAAAAGCGGAAGATATTGGAAGAGAGGAACGATCAGGAAAAGACATTCGATGTAGACGATGAATGGGAGAGATCACTAAAAGATTGGGAAGAGAAGCAGGGCATGGACTACGTGAGGtag
- a CDS encoding uncharacterized protein (some similarities with uniprot|Q08729 Saccharomyces cerevisiae YOR264W), translating into MPRKSLCHTLDVSKDFVRPRSLTLTWEELQDIPSPKRQSATHLEKLIKINLKDMGIVRGLTKIRRALGGEELGQRMVKNENEEHIRSKYKKPSSLKPPLIVSHTQTPNLPHSEGKHMLNGSGFSPQASMNTVPSPSMHASLSTPEYTNSEVESSGDAFSEISSLAESLAVSPRIQGSISPRQLKRTVIQPHIFEFSDYDEDDDDGGDDEGSYEELLEKIKMVRLPPIDH; encoded by the coding sequence ATGCCCCGAAAATCCTTGTGCCATACACTTGATGTAAGTAAGGATTTTGTTAGACCCAGATCACTGACATTGACTTGGGAAGAATTACAGGATATACCATCACCCAAGAGACAAAGTGCAACACATTTAGAAAAACTgattaaaattaatttaAAAGATATGGGAATAGTTCGAGGATTGACTAAAATTCGCAGAGCCCTTGGAGGAGAGGAATTAGGTCAGAGAATGGTGAAGAACGAAAACGAGGAGCATATTAGGTCTAAGTATAAGAAGCCAAGTAGCTTAAAACCACCATTAATTGTATCCCATACTCAAACACCTAACCTTCCACACTCTGAAGGAAAACACATGCTCAATGGATCGGGTTTTTCACCGCAAGCTTCAATGAATACTGTGCCATCACCATCAATGCATGCAAGTTTATCGACACCCGAGTACACCAATTCTGAAGTTGAAAGTTCAGGTGATGCATTTTCAGAAATTTCAAGTCTAGCTGAGAGTTTGGCCGTTAGCCCAAGAATACAGGGATCAATAAGTCCGCGTCAACTGAAGAGAACAGTTATACAGCCGCATATATTCGAATTCAGCGAttacgatgaagatgatgatgatggtggtgatgatgagggAAGCTATGAAGAATTACTAGAGAAGATCAAAATGGTTAGATTGCCACCGATTGACCATTAA
- the RBL2 gene encoding Rbl2p (highly similar to uniprot|P48606 Saccharomyces cerevisiae YOR265W RBL2 Protein involved in microtubule morphogenesis required for protection from excess free beta-tubulin proposed to be involved the folding of beta-tubulin), with protein MAPTQLEIKVRALQRLVKEEAYYQEELKEQTAHVESMKADKDVDIYDLKKQVEVQQDTEKLLPTLYKKIEEFRDNLEEFLKNYEGTEEVGDAHGAIDAANNLLASR; from the coding sequence ATGGCACCTACTCAATTAGAGATAAAAGTTAGAGCCTTACAGAGGCTAGTTAAGGAAGAAGCTTACTACCAAGAGGAACTGAAAGAGCAAACGGCTCATGTGGAAAGCATGAAAGCTGACAAAGATGTTGATATCTACGACTTGAAGAAACAAGTAGAGGTACAACAGGACACTGAAAAATTGCTCCCTActctttacaaaaagaTCGAAGAGTTCAGAgacaatttggaagaatttttgaagaattacgAGGGAACGGAAGAAGTCGGTGATGCACATGGTGCAATCGATGCTGCTAATAATTTGTTGGCATCAAGATGA
- the PNT1 gene encoding Pnt1p (similar to gnl|GLV|KLLA0C07557g Kluyveromyces lactis KLLA0C07557g and weakly similar to YOR266W uniprot|P38969 Saccharomyces cerevisiae YOR266W PNT1 Involved in targeting of proteins to the mitochondrial inner membrane Pentamidine resistance protein involved in pentamidine resistance protein): protein MIRFRFTHMVRYHSTSHFTLPLSTSSLKDSPHSNLLLDKLKDTYLNGKLVVGHENATESLNSTSSLPMTQFPKNKIFVQVAQDDNVGSWRKPFVKWFRLGVYMVKYYKEGVKNTYRLAKDTRPLIKQYKDRLSTELCKSVEFKEIEHRLKKRAGSEPIELLPLNRRQFVEFHRRREARKIPVFFVLALAFEEFTAVICYLWPKVAPHNCLTPGAFAKITRSHVNHELGQISEVPTYKSPYTLPTDQVFAKLKSSFVEQTPRWKLALYQLVDNKVLPRETLVRIHHYLFVDDWLLLQHILHNESTVLAPAELVDCIMLRQLYRSEEDLNVMANDPQGQRVLVWRLLIYWAFRFDKTITSGGESLFAERWGVNNVSILNYSGWENGDLIGTRELPILELR from the coding sequence ATGATTCGTTTTAGGTTTACACATATGGTTCGTTACCATTCTACTTCACATTTCACACTTCCATTATCAACCTCTTCATTAAAAGATTCTCCACATTCAAACCTACTGTTGGACAAGCTGAAAGATACGTATTTAAACGGTAAGCTGGTTGTTGGGCATGAAAACGCTACAGAGTCTCTTAATTCAACCAGTTCACTGCCTATGACACAGTTCCCCAAGAACAAGATCTTTGTCCAAGTGGCTCAAGACGATAATGTTGGTTCTTGGAGAAAACCATTTGTCAAATGGTTCAGGTTAGGTGTTTACATGGTTAAATACTATAAGGAGGGTGTAAAGAATACTTATCGACTGGCCAAAGATACTAGACCGCTGATTAAGCAATATAAAGACAGATTGTCGACAGAGCTTTGTAAAAGTgttgaatttaaagaaattgaacaCAGGTTAAAGAAAAGGGCAGGATCTGAACCTATTGAATTGTTACCATTGAATAGAAGACAATTTGTGGAATTTCATAGGCGTAGAGAAGCTCGGAAAATTCCTGTTTTCTTTGTATTGGCGCTTGCgtttgaagaatttactGCTGTCATATGTTATTTATGGCCTAAAGTTGCACCTCACAATTGTTTAACGCCAGGTGCATTTGCAAAAATCACTAGATCTCATGTAAATCATGAACTGGGTCAAATATCAGAGGTACCGACTTATAAAAGCCCTTATACTTTGCCAACAGATCAAGTATTCGCCAAATTGAAAAGCTCATTTGTAGAACAAACCCCCCGGTGGAAACTGGCACTGTATCAATTGGTCGATAACAAGGTCCTACCTCGAGAAACTTTAGTGAGAATTCATCATTACTTATTTGTAGATGATTGGCTGTTGTTACAACACATTTTACACAATGAATCTACAGTGTTGGCGCCTGCAGAATTAGTGGATTGTATAATGTTAAGACAATTATACAGatctgaagaagatcttAACGTTATGGCGAATGATCCTCAAGGTCAACGTGTACTCGTTTGGAGGCTTTTGATTTACTGGGCATTTAGGTTTGACAAAACGATTACTAGTGGTGGTGAATCTTTATTCGCTGAAAGATGGGGAGTGAATAACGTTTCGATTCTTAATTACAGCGGTTGGgaaaatggtgatttaATTGGTACCCGTGAATTACCCATTCTTGAACTTCGATGA
- the HRK1 gene encoding putative serine/threonine protein kinase HRK1 (similar to gnl|GLV|CAGL0C02893g Candida glabrata CAGL0C02893g and some similarites with YOR267C uniprot|Q07224 Saccharomyces cerevisiae YOR267C HRK1 Protein kinase implicated in activation of the plasma membrane H()- ATPase Pma1p in response to glucose metabolism plays a role in ion homeostasis), whose translation MPYLLSRKPFHHDHDHDHSPNSKSSRGFLNFINRGHSNDSIRSERSSDSLHSSFSPHGHGAQNHNFNLSEFVGSGSSSPKHSHSMAELKRFFKPKVNRKGSSSSLQRPVKPSASTLELPQNLVQQSGAHLPPDAAATPVPQQTADHQAHTQSAIPPSSDSTLSLSNRVNIYHDDSILAQKYGKLGRVLGSGAGGSVKILYRPSDNAMFAVKEFRPRKQNESVRDYARKCTAEFCIGSTLLHPNIIETMDIFSDTKQDKYFEVMEYAPVDFFAVVMTGKMSRGEINCCLKQIVEGVKYLHSLGLAHRDLKLDNCVMTMDGILKIIDFGSAVVFRYPMETEVTPAHGIVGSDPYLAPEVLSHTKCYEPQCADVWSIGIIYCCMMLKRFPWKVPRETDENFRLFCMEDNEPHDYIASAKHHEELLKERDERHEKKNKAEPESKSESAPNQDEQHQDKSTHHNHDHHTRHQHHHHHHERNDDNDNENEHHDHIQEKSQESTDQHSGQHVKQQENPDQASQIDAKSVSSRAKRAGGQRKILHGPYRLLRLLPHASRPLLSRVLEIDPTKRVTMKEIYQDEWFNGIMSCTMHGKQVIRAPGHHHTLVKEDENHSETFKV comes from the coding sequence ATGCCCTATCTTCTCTCGAGAAAGCCTTTTCATCATGATCATGATCATGACCATTCACCAAATTCTAAAAGTTCAAGGGGGTTTCTGAATTTTATTAATAGAGGGCACAGTAACGATTCAATAAGGAGTGAAAGGTCATCAGATTCATTACATTCTTCGTTTTCGCCTCATGGGCATGGTGCTCAGAATCACAATTTCAACTTGAGTGAATTTGTGGGCTCTGGTTCTTCCTCACCGAAACATTCTCATTCTATGgcagaattgaaaagattttttaaGCCGAAGGTCAATAGGAAAGGTTCATCGAGTTCACTTCAACGACCAGTAAAACCTTCAGCTTCTACACTGGAATTACCTCAGAATTTAGTTCAACAGTCAGGCGCACACTTACCACCTGATGCCGCGGCAACCCCTGTACCTCAACAAACTGCAGACCACCAGGCTCACACTCAATCTGCTATACCGCCTAGTAGCGATAGTACGCTTTCGCTTTCGAACAGAGTCAACATTTATCACGATGATTCCATATTAGCACAAAAATACGGTAAATTGGGTAGAGTCTTAGGATCAGGTGCAGGTGGTAGCGTTAAAATTCTTTATAGACCAAGTGATAATGCAATGTTTGCCGTAAAAGAATTTAGACCTCGTAAACAGAATGAGTCAGTTAGAGATTATGCCAGAAAATGTACAGCAGAATTTTGCATTGGGTCTACTTTACTCCATCCAAATATTATTGAGACTATGGATATTTTTAGCGATACGAAGCAAGACAAGTATTTTGAAGTTATGGAATATGCACCAGTAGATTTTTTTGCCGTGGTCATGACTGGTAAAATGTCTAGAGGGGAAATCAACTGTTGTCTAAAACAGATTGTGGAAGGTGTTAAATATTTACATTCCCTAGGACTAGCTCACCGAGATTTGAAGCTGGATAATTGTGTGATGACCATGGATggaattttaaaaattatCGATTTTGGTAGTGCTGTAGTCTTTAGATACCCTATGGAAACGGAAGTCACGCCGGCTCATGGTATTGTCGGTAGCGACCCTTATTTGGCTCCAGAAGTCTTATCCCACACAAAATGTTATGAACCTCAATGTGCTGACGTTTGGTCTATCGGTATAATATATTGCTGTATGATGCTTAAAAGATTTCCATGGAAGGTTCCTAGAGAAACGGATGAAAACTTCAGACTTTTTTGCATGGAAGATAATGAACCTCATGACTATATAGCTTCTGCGAAACACcatgaagaattgttaaaagaaagagaCGAGAGGcatgaaaagaagaacaaagcTGAACCGGAATCGAAATCGGAATCAGCACCCAACCAAGATGAACAGCATCAGGACAAATCAACGCATCATAATCATGACCATCATACCCGTCATcaacatcaccatcaccatcatgAGCGAAACgatgataacgataacGAAAATGAGCATCACGACCATATACAGGAAAAAAGTCAAGAAAGTACGGATCAGCATTCTGGTCAGCACGTAAAGCAACAAGAAAATCCAGATCAAGCTTCACAGATAGATGCAAAATCTGTATCATCGCGTGCCAAACGTGCTGGAGgccaaagaaaaattttgcatGGTCCTTACAGATTGTTGCGTCTTTTACCACATGCATCTAGACCCTTATTATCAAGGGTTTTGGAAATTGATCCAACAAAAAGAGTTACTATGAAGGAAATATATCAGGATGAATGGTTTAATGGTATCATGTCTTGTACAATGCATGGGAAACAAGTGATTAGAGCTCCAGGCCATCATCATACCCTAGTCaaagaggatgaaaatCATTCAGAAACCTTCAAGGTctga
- a CDS encoding alkene reductase (similar to uniprot|Q03558 Saccharomyces cerevisiae YHR179W OYE2 Widely conserved NADPH oxidoreductase containing flavin mononucleotide (FMN) homologous to Oye3p with slight differences in ligand binding and catalytic properties may be involved in sterol metabolism): MSFTKRFQPVSLGDTNLFKPIKVGDVQLNHRVVLAPLTRCRCLNDDGVLNQELAPEYYSQRSQEPGTLIITEAAFPSLQSAGFVGSPGLITGDQFSAWSKVFNTIHKNKSSVFVQIWSAGRSADLEVLAKNDLRYDSATDNLYMNREMEEKAAKLQLAQHGITQQEINEYIRDWVHAAKNSIKAGADGVEIHAANGYLLNQFLDPISNHRTDKYGGSIENRSRFPLEIVDAIIDAIGASKIGIRFSPYGFYGDMSSGDNPLILAQYAHIIGELERRAQQGNRIAYIHLVEPRVTIPQLPEGEGAYTGGTNDFVYSIWKGIVIRCGDLALHPELEEKFTEDNRTLLAYGRFFISNPDLAHRLREGLPLNEYDRSTFYTSNSVGYTDYPNYQNCLKLGY; the protein is encoded by the coding sequence ATGTCCTTTACAAAGAGGTTTCAACCGGTTTCGCTTGGTGAtaccaatcttttcaagCCCATTAAAGTAGGGGACGTCCAACTAAACCACCGTGTAGTTTTAGCACCACTAACCAGATGCAGGTGTTTAAACGATGATGGCGTTCTAAATCAAGAACTTGCCCCCGAATACTATTCACAAAGATCGCAAGAGCCTGGAACCCTAATCATTACTGAAGCCGCCTTCCCCAGTCTACAAAGTGCTGGATTTGTTGGATCCCCAGGATTAATTACCGGGGACCAATTTTCGGCATGGTCCAAAGTATTTAATACGATTCATAAAAATAAATCTTCTGTATTCGTACAGATATGGAGTGCTGGTAGAAGTGCCGACCTGGAAGTGTTAGCTAAAAATGACTTACGCTATGATTCTGCTACCGATAACCTCTATATGAACAGAGAGATGGAAGAAAAAGCAGCTAAACTTCAATTGGCTCAACATGGTATTACGCAACAAGAGATCAACGAATACATCAGAGATTGGGTTCATGCAGCAAAGAACTCTATCAAAGCAGGTGCTGATGGTGTAGAGATTCATGCCGCTAATGGATATCTTTTAAACCAATTCTTGGATCCAATTAGCAACCATAGAACCGATAAGTACGGTGGATCCATAGAAAATAGATCTCGCTTTCCCTTAGAAATCGTCGATGCTATTATTGATGCCATCGGTGCCTCTAAAATAGGTATTAGGTTTTCACCATATGGATTTTACGGGGATATGTCTAGTGGGGATAATCCGTTGATACTAGCTCAATACGCTCACATCATCGGTGAACTGGAAAGAAGGGCCCAGCAAGGTAATAGAATAGCTTATATCCACTTGGTGGAACCTCGTGTTACTATTCCTCAGTTACcagaaggtgaaggtgcaTATACAGGTGGTACTAACGACTTTGTTTATTCCATTTGGAAGGGTATTGTCATACGTTGTGGTGATCTGGCACTACATCcagaattggaagagaAATTCACTGAAGATAATCGCACCTTACTTGCTTACGGGAGATTTTTTATCTCTAATCCAGATTTGGCACATCGATTGAGGGAAGGGTTGCCCTTGAACGAATACGACAGATCCACTTTCTACACTTCTAATTCAGTTGGTTACACTGATTATCCCAATTATCAGAACTGTTTAAAACTAGGTTACTAA
- the TAF9 gene encoding chromatin modification protein (highly similar to uniprot|Q05027 Saccharomyces cerevisiae YMR236W TAF9), which translates to MTGKNVNGTAQSNGIDSEAAQDIPRDVRLLHLLLASQSIHQYEDQVPLQLMDFAHRYTRGVLKDAVVYNDYAESSNAQGSSNQGLSVEDIRLAIAARTQYQFKPTAPKELLLQLAAERNKKALPQVMGMWGVRLPPEKYCLTAKEWDISEDRTEG; encoded by the coding sequence ATGACGGGTAAGAACGTTAATGGTACTGCTCAGAGTAATGGGATTGATTCCGAAGCTGCCCAAGATATCCCAAGAGATGTTAGACTTCTGCATCTTTTATTGGCATCACAATCTATTCATCAGTACGAGGATCAAGTTCCATTACAGCTAATGGATTTCGCTCATCGTTATACCAGAGGTGTTTTAAAGGATGCTGTTGTTTACAATGATTATGcagaatcttcaaatgctcAAGGTTCATCAAACCAAGGCCTTTCCGTGGAAGATATACGGCTTGCCATTGCAGCAAGAACTCAATATCAATTTAAACCTACTGCTCCCAAGGAACTTCTATTACAATTGGCTGCTGAACGTAACAAGAAAGCTTTACCCCAAGTAATGGGTATGTGGGGGGTTAGACTGCCGCCAGAAAAATACTGCCTGACAGCTAAAGAATGGGATATAAGTGAAGATCGCACAGAAGGTTAA
- a CDS encoding ChAPs family protein (similar to uniprot|Q08754 Saccharomyces cerevisiae YOR299W BUD7 Protein involved in bud-site selection diploid mutants display an axial-like budding pattern), translated as MFSQGSIPEVKEEVVGYALSERRLKIPQFQDLGPPDLITMVKYIPSSGSNAAEKGHHHAGSTAAASSAAQTAAESADVNGSSAQINRGAGSADQATLLTGLHSSERLKGEIGTFFYCLGADTSDPTSIAVFLKSIADTISDTPQVWFGKAKNFNVARISLSTWNTFRKCDVNVIVHIPGTVQTYILDSNSEQSQMGTSAHDRDLVWTETFFSGIVRSIMLMKDNSEEGEIQNLVETYIVNPLTSGKLDSVTDIFIKLFPVVYERGMLLGGPCHVTNVTRTNNYLVETLVEIVRLTHSVEKCQEMLEALIERYPEAVVILVRVFLTNDLEVDALRLINEALVSKDPDSDENNYPEPPAYLDYKSELLCVETDFLIDVKKDYKLAEKTAQAAVNCSPSEFTPWCLLAKVYIRLGDVENALLTLNACPMTPLKDKYALKRVVPIPTDSSLHLPLPVDVILDEVSSLNPQDIQREHRSADPVLANLAASNLKSVFQVAYRLLTEIVRLTGWETLLKYRSKIFVMEEEYQGSTDELNKPVSAKAVLPNGEEHSQQNGHSEGPYVAENGSGPTTADTIATENTSSSVHSLRSKRLCERWLDNLFMLLYEDLKTYTLWQTEQLYFEAQYSKYNKLTFEWELFGLCARRLGHYPEAARAFQRGLSQRFSSECARRLMEYCVKERQQIREQSGSPNTEYTSSQIITRTRELDNTIIDLCVKVCCWNHRWYIEFSIKLIDALSEVIQDMGFTKVSNEIAARYSEQVCQLMKDNMLDFFANYTNGYYDN; from the coding sequence ATGTTCTCACAGGGATCGATTCCAGAGGTTAAAGAGGAAGTAGTTGGGTATGCATTGAGTGAGCGCCGTCTCAAGATCCCTCAGTTCCAAGATTTGGGACCGCCCGATCTTATAACTATGGTGAAATATATTCCATCTTCAGGTTCTAATGCCGCTGAAAAAGGACACCATCATGCAGGCAGCACTGCGGCTGCAAGTAGTGCAGCACAAACTGCTGCTGAATCTGCCGATGTTAACGGTAGTAGTGCTCAGATCAATAGAGGGGCAGGTTCCGCTGACCAAGCCACTTTGTTAACAGGATTACATTCAAGCGAAAGGCTTAAAGGTGAAATCGGTACCTTTTTCTACTGTTTAGGTGCTGATACTTCGGATCCCACATCGATTGCAGTCTTTCTAAAATCCATTGCAGATACAATTTCAGACACACCTCAAGTTTGGTTTGGTAAGGCCAAGAATTTTAACGTTGCGCGTATCTCTTTATCGACTTGGAATACTTTCCGTAAGTGTGATGTTAATGTCATCGTTCATATTCCAGGTACTGTGCAAACTTATATCTTAGATTCTAATAGTGAACAATCACAAATGGGGACATCAGCACACGATCGTGATTTAGTGTGGACAGAAACTTTTTTCAGTGGTATTGTACGTTCCATCATGTTAATGAAGGATAattctgaagaaggtgaaataCAAAATTTGGTTGAGACGTACATTGTCAACCCATTGACTTCAGGAAAATTAGATAGTGTTACTGATATCTTTATCAAATTATTCCCCGTCGTTTATGAAAGAGGTATGCTATTAGGTGGACCTTGCCATGTTACAAATGTTACCAGAACGAATAACTATCTAGTGGAAACGTTAGTGGAAATCGTTAGATTGACCCATAGTGTGGAAAAGTGTCAAGAGATGTTGGAAGCTTTAATAGAAAGATACCCTGAAGCTGTTGTAATTCTTGTCCGTGTGTTTTTAACCAATGACTTAGAAGTGGATGCGCTTAGATTAATTAATGAAGCTTTAGTCTCTAAAGATCCTGATAGTGACGAAAATAATTATCCAGAACCGCCAGCTTATTTGGATTACAAATCCGAACTACTTTGTGTTGAGACAGATTTCTTAATTGATGTGAAGAAGGATTATAAATTGGCTGAAAAGACTGCACAAGCTGCTGTCAATTGTTCACCAAGTGAATTTACGCCTTGGTGTCTTTTGGCAAAAGTTTACATCCGTCTTGGTGATGTGGAAAACGCACTATTGACCTTGAATGCATGTCCAATGACTCCATTAAAGGATAAATACGCCTTGAAACGTGTTGTACCTATTCCTACAGATAGTAGTCTGCATCTACCGTTACCAGTTGACGTGATATTGGATGAAGTCAGTTCTTTGAACCCACAAGACATCCAACGTGAACATAGGTCTGCAGATCCAGTTTTAGCCAACTTGGCAGCTtctaatttgaaatcagTTTTCCAGGTCGCTTATAGACTATTGACAGAAATCGTTAGACTCACCGGCTGGGAAACTCTACTCAAATACAGATCTAAAATCTTTGTCATGGAAGAAGAATACCAGGGCTCTACGGATGAATTAAATAAACCTGTTTCGGCAAAGGCCGTTTTACctaatggtgaagaacACAGTCAACAGAATGGACATTCGGAGGGTCCATATGTGGCTGAAAATGGCAGTGGGCCAACAACTGCTGATACCATTGCTACAGAAAACACCAGTTCCAGCGTTCATTCCCTACGTTCCAAACGTCTTTGTGAGAGGTGGTTAGATAACCTTTTCATGTTACTTTATGAAGATCTAAAGACATACACCTTGTGGCAGACTGAACAACTGTATTTTGAAGCACAGTATTCGAAATACAACAAATTGACTTTCGAGTGGGAGTTGTTCGGTCTATGTGCACGTCGTTTGGGTCACTATCCTGAAGCCGCTCGTGCTTTCCAAAGAGGTCTATCCCAACGGTTCTCTTCAGAGTGTGCGAGAAGACTAATGGAATACTGTGTCAAAGAACGTCAACAGATTAGAGAACAAAGCGGATCTCCTAACACTGAGTATACTTCATCTCAAATTATCACAAGAACCAGAGAATTAGACAATACGATTATTGACCTATGCGTAAAAGTTTGTTGTTGGAATCATCGTTGGTACATAGAATTCTCCATAAAGCTGATAGACGCTTTAAGCGAAGTCATTCAAGACATGGGTTTCACAAAGGTTTCCAACGAAATTGCTGCAAGGTACTCGGAACAAGTATGTCAGCTAATGAAGGACAACATGCTGGACTTCTTCGCCAATTACACTAACGGTTATTACGACAACTGA